The following proteins come from a genomic window of Nothobranchius furzeri strain GRZ-AD chromosome 1, NfurGRZ-RIMD1, whole genome shotgun sequence:
- the LOC139072190 gene encoding uncharacterized protein → MKCFWRSKKEPSASGEGTPIPVPIPGWETEEFRTIGDMLRQRGGRPGPWGELNGVVSPAVVLDRLTRIEVKEKAPLAGVRDMMWLFAEAWKKQELELSSCRERAAQEKIHAEEVEKSCSEFEQRVCVMGKELKHAQNVLDKTLTFVSRAQRKEKKRPRRTGPAQIRAFVKNVGEDWNPEKWNGDLWGDDEEEEWVIKPDPPPQPLYPSL, encoded by the coding sequence atgaagtgtttttggagaagcaaaaaggagccgagtgcttctggggagggaacgccgattcccgtgccgattcccggctgggaaacggaggagttccgaaccattggtgatatgttaaggcagcgcggtggacgccctgggccgtggggagagttaaatggagtggtcagccccgccgtggtgctggaccgtttgacgcggatagaagttaaagaaaaagcgccgctggcaggagtgagagatatgatgtggctttttgcagaagcatggaaaaaacaggagttagaattgagcagttgtagagagcgagcggcgcaggagaaaatccatgctgaagaagttgaaaaatcatgctcagagtttgagcagagagtgtgtgtgatggggaaagagctaaagcatgctcagaatgttttggataaaacgctgacttttgtgtctcgagcgcaaaggaaggaaaagaagcgacctcgtagaacaggtcctgctcagatccgggcgtttgtaaagaatgttggtgaagattggaacccggagaaatggaacggggatctttggggggatgatgaggaggaggagtgggtgattaaacctgacccaccacctcagcccttgtatccatcattatag
- the LOC129166567 gene encoding sterile alpha motif domain-containing protein 3-like: MDSIEHAIQSVLPQLQREKVEAVIHEFETTLGVEGPDDLQFIKEADISHLLSPIQCRRLINSFKSHPKSPQPITPSPVSSPSSSFSNEPYTSPLTSPQGHSKWVDGFQVQWDKMRPALKRAIDDGNRPEPGDRRHMVKVIVDSMREHCLNPTRKDCTTVAKAITQMYPGSFLDKTDEGEIIGCGYFTLLQQLKTRVEYVNRDNTLSRLRRPRRSDTSDDDQPPPPAKCAKIDSYGCINWQPQEYPEGETAQSLEEKRKEMIDIFTQDGPKAAERGRVKELMTNTYSKQREDINADPSPSILDISKRWPFLLSWKLLLSHFTTLTGVDLYTRLKDDMDKKGKRLLEYFGCQVMSWTKEVKALLKDALKANREGTDGLAALLVMMTHFKEAEDALFILADVTTTPADAEEQFVLPSTPRLIALGDTMWSANKWMLSIEGRVVIPLLPPIPDFTTALAVLFASFYVFNIEYQVEAVTTLEFVQRFLARINPNSIKCTAKVQTSRKTGRTVKRKTTDINPRVVSFMNAFSAFDWQNS; the protein is encoded by the exons ATGGACTCCATTGAGCATGCAATACAGAGCGTGCTACCACAGCTACAGAGGGAGAAGGTGGAAGCAGTGATTCACGAGTTTGAAACGACATTGGGTGTGGAAGGGCCAGATGATCTTCAGTTTATCAAAGAGGCAGACATCAGTCACCTACTATCACCCATTCAGTGCAGAAGATTGATTAATTCTTTCAAAAGTC ATCCAAAAAGTCCTCAGCCTATCACCCCCTCACCCGTTTCTTCCCCCTCTAGCTCATTTTCAAATGAGCCTTACACCAGTCCATTAACCAGTCCACAAGGACACAGCAAATGGGTAGACGGATTTCAGGTGCAATGGGACAAAATGAGGCCCGCTCTCAAAAGAGCCATTGATGATGGTAATCGTCCAGAGCCAGGGGATCGCAGACACATGGTGAAAGTCATTGTTGATTCCATGAGAGAACACTGCTTGAACCCGACACGAAAAGACTGCACAACAGTAGCAAAAGCTATAACTCAGATGTATCCTGGCAGCTTTTTAGATAAAACAGATGAGGGAGAAATTATTGGATGTGGATACTTCACTTTACTGCAGCAGCTGAAAACCAGAGTTGAATATGTCAACAGAGACAACACACTCTCCCGCCTGAGGAGGCCCAGAAGGTCAGACACAAGTGATGATGACCAGCCGCCACCACCTGCCAAATGTGCTAAAATCGACAGTTATGGTTGTATTAACTGGCAGCCACAGGAGTATCCAGAGGGGGAAACGGCTCAATCACTAGAAGAAAAGAGGAAAGAAATGATAGATATTTTTACTCAAGATGGACCAAAGGCAGCTGAGAGAGGAAGGGTAAAGGAACTTATGACAAATACATATTCAAAACAGCGAGAAGACATCAATGCTGACCCATCTCCCAGCATTCTGGACATAAGTAAACGGTGGCCATTTCTCCTGTCTTGGAAGCTCTTACTTTCCCACTTCACTACCCTGACTGGTGTTGACCTGTACACCAGACTGAAGGATGACATGGATAAAAAGGGGAAGAGGCTCCTGGAGTACTTCGGATGTCAGGTGATGAGTTGGACCAAGGAAGTTAAAGCTCTTCTGAAAGATGCTTTAAAGGCAAACCGAGAGGGCACAGATGGTCTTGCAGCACTCCTGGTGATGATGACCCATTTCAAGGAAGCAGAGGACGCCCTTTTCATCCTTGCTGAT GTTACAACAACTCCTGCTGATGCAGAGGAACAGTTCGTCCTCCCAAGCACCCCAAGGCTCATCGCACTTG GAGACACTATGTGGTCTGCGAACAAGTGGATGCTATCCATAGAGGGCAGAGTTGTAATCCCACTTTTGCCTCCCATACCGGATTTTACAACTGCCTTGGCTGTCCTGTTTGCCAGTTTCTATGTATTCAACATAGAATATCAGGTGGAAGCAGTCACAACACTGGAATTCGTTCAGAG GTTCCTTGCCAGGATCAATCCAAATTCCATCAAGTGCACAGCCAAGGTCCAGACGAGCAGAAAAACTGGCAGAACTGTGAAGAGAAAGACAACGGATATAAATCCACGCGTCGTTTCATTCATGAACGCCTTCTCTGCATTTGACTGGCAAAACAGCTAG